A single genomic interval of Hippea jasoniae harbors:
- the proB gene encoding glutamate 5-kinase has protein sequence MDKREFVEALKKAKRLVIKIGSGVIAQDNKINFNLLEKIISDIALLKQSGKQVILVSSGAVASGMSKLKIKNRPENIVHLQALASIGQPVLLNSYAQLFERFNITVSQILITVDDIDSRRRFINAKNTLLSLLKWDILPIINENDTVVIKELRFGDNDNLSYHILNLSEADALIILSDVDGVYSKNPAKKGARLIEEFTSSAEIEIEGKSRLGSGGIKTKIEACKNAAELGKLACIVNGKKEHILRDIFNNTDVRFTFFSPKTQPISSKKSWLLNCNPSGVVVIDDGAKEMLLKNKSLLPGGIVKVYGGFGRGDIINIEDLNGNLIARGITNYDSNEIELIKGKKSSQIVSILGYKYSDDVVHIDNMAVVRYSDD, from the coding sequence ATGGATAAGCGAGAATTTGTAGAGGCTTTAAAAAAAGCAAAACGGCTGGTTATAAAAATAGGAAGCGGCGTTATAGCTCAGGACAATAAGATAAATTTCAATCTGCTTGAAAAAATCATCTCAGATATAGCGTTATTGAAACAATCAGGCAAACAGGTAATTCTTGTATCCAGCGGCGCTGTTGCAAGTGGAATGTCAAAACTAAAGATCAAAAATCGACCAGAAAATATCGTTCATCTGCAGGCTTTAGCCTCAATAGGCCAACCAGTTCTTCTAAACAGCTATGCCCAACTTTTTGAGAGGTTTAATATTACCGTTTCGCAGATCTTAATCACCGTTGATGATATAGACAGCAGAAGGCGATTTATTAATGCAAAAAATACACTATTGAGCCTTTTAAAATGGGATATCCTGCCGATTATCAACGAGAACGATACGGTAGTTATAAAGGAGTTGCGTTTTGGCGACAACGACAATCTATCATACCACATCTTAAACCTCTCCGAGGCTGATGCATTGATTATTTTAAGCGATGTTGATGGTGTTTATTCAAAAAATCCAGCAAAAAAAGGCGCTCGCCTTATCGAAGAATTTACTTCATCTGCAGAAATAGAGATTGAAGGAAAAAGCAGGCTTGGCTCAGGAGGCATAAAAACCAAAATAGAAGCCTGCAAAAATGCTGCAGAATTGGGAAAATTAGCCTGCATTGTAAACGGCAAAAAAGAGCATATATTGAGAGATATTTTTAACAACACGGATGTGCGTTTTACATTCTTTAGCCCCAAAACACAGCCAATATCATCAAAAAAATCGTGGCTTTTAAACTGTAACCCTTCAGGTGTGGTAGTAATTGATGATGGTGCAAAAGAGATGCTTTTAAAAAACAAAAGTCTCCTGCCTGGAGGTATTGTTAAGGTTTATGGGGGATTTGGCAGGGGTGATATTATAAACATTGAGGATTTAAACGGAAACCTTATTGCAAGAGGCATAACAAATTACGATTCAAACGAGATTGAGCTGATAAAAGGCAAAAAATCCTCCCAGATTGTTTCAATTTTAGGTTATAAATATTCAGACGATGTTGTTCACATAGATAATATGGCGGTTGTGAGGTATAGCGATGATTGA
- the obgE gene encoding GTPase ObgE has protein sequence MFIDYAKIHVKAGDGGRGIVSFHREKYVPKGGPDGGDGGKGGDVILKASKDENTLRSFRFKRHFKAENGKPGGSNNKTGRSGQNLIITVPVGTIVKDEDGNIMADLKEDNQEVVVAEGGKGGKGNAAFATPTNRAPRKATEGKKGQEKTLILELKLLADVGLVGLPNAGKSSLIRAISEAKPLIADYPFTTIEPHLGYVYFNNKDFVVADIPGIIEGASKGKGLGLRFFKHIERTKILLFVIDITQNPKETYETLINELKQFNPQLIERKKAIALNKIDLVEELNEKLYKGLFKEEVFFISALKKIGLKQLLSWISENL, from the coding sequence ATGTTTATAGATTATGCAAAAATCCATGTTAAAGCAGGAGATGGCGGCAGAGGCATCGTAAGCTTTCATAGAGAAAAATATGTCCCCAAAGGTGGGCCTGATGGCGGCGATGGGGGCAAAGGTGGAGATGTGATTTTAAAGGCCTCAAAGGATGAAAACACTTTGAGGTCTTTTCGTTTTAAAAGGCATTTCAAAGCAGAAAACGGCAAACCCGGCGGATCAAACAATAAAACAGGCAGAAGCGGTCAAAACCTTATAATAACAGTCCCTGTTGGAACGATAGTTAAAGATGAAGATGGTAATATCATGGCAGACCTGAAGGAAGACAATCAGGAGGTTGTTGTTGCAGAAGGCGGAAAAGGTGGAAAAGGCAATGCGGCTTTTGCAACACCAACAAACAGAGCACCAAGAAAGGCAACAGAGGGCAAAAAAGGACAGGAAAAAACACTAATCCTTGAGCTAAAACTTTTAGCCGATGTAGGCCTTGTGGGCCTGCCCAATGCGGGCAAATCATCCCTCATCAGGGCAATCTCAGAGGCAAAACCACTAATCGCAGACTATCCCTTTACAACCATCGAACCCCACCTTGGATATGTTTACTTTAACAACAAAGACTTCGTTGTTGCTGATATACCGGGTATCATTGAGGGGGCAAGCAAGGGAAAGGGATTGGGTTTGAGATTTTTCAAACACATAGAAAGAACAAAAATTCTGCTGTTTGTTATAGATATAACACAAAACCCAAAAGAAACCTATGAAACTCTGATAAATGAATTAAAACAATTCAATCCTCAACTTATAGAAAGAAAAAAAGCAATAGCCTTAAATAAAATAGATTTAGTTGAAGAATTGAACGAAAAATTATACAAAGGATTGTTTAAAGAAGAGGTATTTTTTATATCTGCTTTGAAAAAAATAGGCTTAAAACAGCTACTTTCATGGATAAGCGAGAATTTGTAG
- the rpmA gene encoding 50S ribosomal protein L27, which translates to MAHKKGLGSTKNGRDSIGKRLGVKRSDGQRVKAGEILVRQRGTKWHPGKNTGKGKDDTLFALINGVVKFEEKLGKKFVSVYP; encoded by the coding sequence ATGGCTCATAAAAAAGGCCTTGGAAGCACCAAAAACGGCAGGGATAGTATAGGCAAAAGGCTTGGTGTTAAAAGATCAGACGGGCAGAGAGTTAAAGCTGGAGAGATTTTAGTGCGCCAGAGGGGCACAAAGTGGCATCCCGGAAAAAATACCGGCAAAGGCAAGGATGACACCCTGTTTGCATTGATAAATGGCGTTGTTAAGTTTGAGGAGAAATTAGGCAAGAAGTTTGTCAGCGTATATCCGTAA
- the rplU gene encoding 50S ribosomal protein L21: MFAVIETGGKQYIVKEGDVLRVEKLPVEDKSEITFDKVLMVGDKVGNPYVENAKVSAKVIRTAKAKKIIVFKFKRRKGYTRKKGHRQYFTEVKITKIEA; encoded by the coding sequence ATGTTTGCAGTAATAGAAACTGGCGGAAAGCAATACATCGTAAAAGAGGGTGATGTTTTAAGGGTTGAAAAGCTACCCGTTGAAGACAAAAGCGAGATTACATTTGACAAAGTTTTGATGGTGGGCGATAAGGTTGGCAATCCTTATGTTGAAAATGCAAAGGTTTCAGCAAAGGTTATTAGAACCGCCAAAGCTAAAAAAATCATCGTCTTTAAATTTAAAAGGAGAAAGGGATACACAAGAAAAAAGGGGCACAGGCAGTATTTTACAGAAGTCAAAATCACAAAGATAGAAGCATAA
- a CDS encoding Wzz/FepE/Etk N-terminal domain-containing protein — protein sequence MKEEKPEVIPVQYVPVNYYEEDEIDLKELFLTIWKHRWFVVIFTFVVTLAAAIYAFTRTPIYEVKANLFPGFIENFKNPLINSSKLVVFINSTFDMSETKQKLPSIKAKLNKINKKIISITIQDTSNQKDLQELSNIMDSIHKLEKPIIEDYKKSILQQINILQEQKKILINDEINYKDIIKHTQNPHILNTYLQAISDIENKILSLNLKIENLKLRLSKIFIQQAKIIGKIEKHDYPVKPKKKLIIVVAFVTGLILAIFLVFFIEFIKGFKEDKSKS from the coding sequence ATGAAGGAAGAGAAACCCGAGGTTATACCTGTTCAATATGTGCCTGTTAACTACTATGAAGAAGATGAAATTGATCTAAAGGAATTATTCCTGACTATATGGAAACACAGGTGGTTTGTTGTTATTTTTACCTTTGTGGTTACACTTGCAGCTGCAATCTATGCTTTTACAAGGACACCAATATATGAAGTTAAAGCAAATCTATTTCCAGGCTTCATTGAAAACTTTAAAAATCCTCTAATAAACTCATCTAAATTAGTTGTATTTATAAATTCAACTTTTGATATGTCAGAAACAAAACAGAAATTACCATCAATAAAAGCTAAGCTTAATAAAATAAACAAAAAAATTATCTCAATCACAATTCAAGATACATCAAATCAAAAGGACTTACAAGAGCTCTCAAATATTATGGATAGCATACACAAACTTGAAAAACCGATCATAGAAGATTATAAAAAAAGCATATTGCAGCAAATTAACATTCTTCAGGAGCAGAAGAAAATACTCATTAATGACGAAATAAATTATAAGGATATCATAAAACACACACAAAACCCTCATATTCTAAATACTTATCTTCAAGCTATAAGCGATATTGAAAACAAAATACTATCATTAAATCTAAAAATTGAAAATTTAAAACTCAGACTATCTAAAATTTTTATTCAGCAAGCAAAAATAATTGGAAAAATAGAAAAGCATGACTACCCAGTAAAACCAAAGAAAAAACTTATTATAGTTGTTGCATTTGTCACTGGATTAATTCTGGCCATATTCCTTGTATTTTTTATTGAATTCATAAAGGGTTTTAAAGAGGATAAAAGCAAATCATAA
- a CDS encoding L-threonylcarbamoyladenylate synthase, which yields MITKDYKKALAILNNHGVIICDAFTLYGFSANLFDVLANKKILLLKKRDALKPFIVIANSDFIFDVAVDVDRCLLEKLLSLSVSAVLKTRIQMPFYASQNGFSAFRVANTEFLKKICSHFPITSTSVNISGKESLLNLSDLIQRFSNRVDCICAGKPIGVASTVVKLEGRNIEILRKGFNYNQVLEVKNG from the coding sequence GTGATAACAAAGGATTATAAAAAAGCTCTGGCGATATTAAATAATCATGGTGTTATAATATGCGATGCCTTCACGCTGTATGGTTTTTCTGCCAATCTTTTTGATGTTTTAGCAAACAAAAAGATTCTTCTTCTAAAAAAAAGGGATGCATTAAAGCCATTTATTGTTATTGCAAATAGTGATTTTATTTTTGATGTTGCAGTAGATGTTGATAGATGCCTACTTGAGAAGTTGCTGAGTCTATCTGTTAGTGCCGTTCTAAAAACCCGCATACAGATGCCTTTTTATGCGTCTCAAAATGGTTTTAGTGCCTTCAGAGTCGCCAATACAGAGTTTTTAAAAAAGATTTGCAGTCATTTTCCCATAACATCGACCAGTGTAAATATTTCAGGTAAAGAAAGTTTACTAAACCTGTCCGATTTGATACAACGGTTTTCAAATAGGGTTGACTGTATCTGTGCTGGAAAACCGATAGGTGTTGCATCAACTGTTGTAAAGCTTGAGGGTAGAAATATAGAAATCCTGCGAAAGGGTTTTAATTATAATCAAGTTCTGGAGGTAAAAAATGGTTGA
- a CDS encoding LL-diaminopimelate aminotransferase, which translates to MVELAERIKNLPPYLFAEIDELKQKVIDAGVDVIDLGVGDPDFETPKEIVDKAIEAIKKPQNHRYPSYVGMIEFREAVARWYKRRFNVELDPKTEVISLIGSKEGIAHLPLAYINSGDYALVPDPGYPVYPTAVMFAGGEVYKMPLKKENGFLIDLDSIDRDIFAKTKLMYLGYPNNPTAAVADYNFYKKVVELAKEFNFVVASDNAYSEICYDGYKPISFLEVEGAKDVGIEFHSLSKTFNMTGWRIGFAVGNKDVIAALGKVKTNIDSGIFQAIQEAGIYALDNAEKLNGEIMKVFQKRRDQMAEALKKAGFAFETPKATFYFWVDVPEGFSSKEFTKKLLEEKGIVVTPGNGFGDAGEGYFRISITNPRIEEAVERIKSVAF; encoded by the coding sequence ATGGTTGAGCTTGCAGAAAGGATCAAAAATCTGCCACCGTATCTTTTTGCTGAGATCGATGAATTAAAGCAGAAGGTTATTGATGCAGGCGTTGATGTTATCGATTTGGGTGTTGGCGATCCCGATTTTGAAACACCTAAGGAAATTGTGGATAAGGCAATTGAAGCTATAAAGAAGCCTCAAAATCACAGGTATCCAAGCTATGTGGGCATGATTGAATTTAGAGAAGCCGTTGCAAGATGGTATAAAAGACGCTTCAATGTAGAGCTTGATCCAAAAACCGAAGTGATAAGTTTAATTGGTTCAAAGGAGGGTATAGCACATCTGCCGCTTGCCTATATAAACAGCGGTGATTATGCACTTGTGCCTGATCCGGGGTATCCTGTTTATCCAACGGCTGTTATGTTTGCAGGTGGAGAAGTTTATAAAATGCCTTTGAAGAAGGAGAATGGATTTTTGATAGACCTTGATAGCATCGATAGAGATATATTTGCAAAAACAAAGCTTATGTATCTTGGCTATCCAAACAACCCAACAGCCGCAGTAGCGGATTATAATTTTTACAAAAAGGTTGTTGAGCTTGCAAAGGAGTTTAATTTTGTTGTGGCAAGCGATAATGCATACTCTGAGATCTGCTACGATGGTTATAAACCGATAAGCTTTCTTGAAGTTGAAGGTGCAAAGGATGTTGGTATTGAGTTTCATTCGCTATCAAAAACATTCAATATGACAGGCTGGCGAATAGGGTTTGCTGTTGGCAATAAAGATGTAATTGCCGCACTGGGTAAGGTAAAAACAAACATCGATTCAGGTATCTTTCAGGCTATTCAGGAAGCTGGCATCTATGCTTTGGATAATGCTGAAAAACTAAACGGTGAAATTATGAAGGTGTTTCAAAAAAGGCGGGATCAGATGGCTGAGGCTTTAAAGAAAGCGGGATTTGCGTTTGAGACGCCAAAGGCTACTTTTTATTTCTGGGTGGATGTGCCAGAAGGGTTTTCCTCAAAGGAGTTTACTAAGAAGCTGCTTGAAGAAAAAGGCATTGTAGTAACACCGGGCAATGGATTTGGCGATGCAGGCGAAGGGTATTTCAGGATAAGTATAACAAACCCACGCATAGAGGAAGCCGTTGAAAGGATCAAATCGGTCGCATTTTAA
- the folK gene encoding 2-amino-4-hydroxy-6-hydroxymethyldihydropteridine diphosphokinase: protein MKGSNRSHFNKYVYIGLGSNVGNRKKHLGWAVMYLSRYVRIVAASNVMESQPWGYKNQKKFLNQVLKVSCNLKPKELLKVCKDIERKLHRIKKFKWGPRTVDIDIIAYKNIISKTKELYLPHRWAKQRDFVVEPLRELDALDVLNI from the coding sequence TTGAAAGGATCAAATCGGTCGCATTTTAATAAGTATGTTTATATAGGTCTTGGCTCAAATGTGGGAAACAGAAAAAAACATCTTGGCTGGGCGGTAATGTATCTATCACGATATGTGAGGATTGTGGCTGCCTCAAATGTGATGGAATCGCAACCGTGGGGCTATAAAAATCAAAAAAAATTTCTAAACCAGGTGTTAAAGGTAAGTTGTAATCTAAAACCCAAAGAATTGCTTAAGGTTTGTAAAGATATAGAAAGAAAACTGCATAGAATTAAGAAATTTAAGTGGGGACCCAGAACCGTTGATATTGACATTATTGCCTACAAAAATATAATTTCTAAAACAAAGGAGCTTTATCTGCCGCACAGGTGGGCTAAACAGCGCGATTTTGTTGTTGAGCCTCTAAGAGAGCTTGACGCTCTGGATGTGCTAAACATTTAG
- the panB gene encoding 3-methyl-2-oxobutanoate hydroxymethyltransferase, with translation MGVSVPEIMAKKGREKIVMITAYDYTSARIADEAGVDIILVGDSLAMVMQGKNSTIPVTVDEMIYHAKMVKAGVKNALIVVDMPFMSYQADYVEAVRNAGRILKETGCDAVKLEGGREFVPTINNIVAAGIPVMGHLGLTPQSINIFGSYKARGRDEAEAKKIKEDAKFLQDAGVFSIVLESVPKHLAAEITQSVKVPTIGIGAGVLTDGQVLVFHDMLGLFDDFKPKFVKRYAHLKKDAVEAVKQYAEEVRAAKFPTDEHSYL, from the coding sequence ATGGGTGTTAGTGTTCCTGAGATAATGGCAAAAAAGGGCAGGGAAAAAATCGTTATGATCACCGCTTACGATTACACCTCAGCGCGAATTGCCGATGAGGCTGGTGTTGATATCATACTTGTTGGTGATTCGCTTGCAATGGTTATGCAGGGCAAGAACTCCACGATTCCTGTAACGGTTGATGAGATGATCTATCATGCAAAGATGGTTAAAGCGGGTGTAAAAAACGCTTTGATTGTTGTTGATATGCCGTTTATGAGCTATCAGGCAGATTATGTAGAAGCTGTTAGAAACGCTGGCAGAATTTTAAAAGAAACAGGCTGTGATGCTGTAAAGCTTGAGGGTGGCAGGGAGTTTGTGCCCACGATAAACAATATTGTTGCAGCAGGTATTCCTGTTATGGGGCATCTGGGTTTGACGCCGCAGTCGATAAATATCTTTGGATCCTATAAAGCAAGAGGCAGGGATGAGGCAGAGGCTAAAAAAATCAAGGAGGATGCAAAATTTTTGCAGGATGCAGGTGTATTTTCTATTGTTCTTGAGTCAGTGCCAAAGCATTTGGCAGCCGAGATCACACAATCTGTTAAAGTGCCCACCATCGGTATCGGTGCAGGTGTTTTGACAGATGGTCAGGTGCTTGTGTTTCACGATATGCTTGGATTGTTTGATGATTTTAAACCCAAGTTTGTTAAACGATATGCTCACCTGAAAAAGGATGCCGTGGAAGCTGTAAAACAGTATGCAGAAGAGGTCAGGGCTGCCAAATTTCCAACCGATGAGCATTCCTATCTATAA
- the panC gene encoding pantoate--beta-alanine ligase, translating into MVVVDTPQRMQEIANKLKREGKSIGFVPTMGYLHEGHLSLVREARKHNDTVVVSIFVNPLQFAPNEDLDRYPRDFKRDEQLLENEQVDYLFYPTVENMYPQGFQSFVEVEKLTKPLEGRSRPTHFRGVTTVVLKLFNIVKPDKAYFGKKDAQQLLVIKRMVEDLNLDIDVVGMPIVREEDGLALSSRNKYLNEEERKQAVCLYKALLRAKELIETGVEESKKIIEEMEKAIKQYELAKIDYISINRLSDLEELQKIEKNNTLVSLAVFIGNTRLIDNMWF; encoded by the coding sequence ATGGTTGTTGTTGATACGCCACAAAGGATGCAGGAGATTGCAAATAAACTAAAAAGGGAAGGAAAATCGATAGGTTTTGTGCCCACCATGGGTTATCTTCATGAGGGGCATCTATCGCTTGTTAGAGAGGCAAGAAAACATAACGATACTGTTGTTGTAAGCATATTCGTTAATCCGCTGCAGTTTGCTCCCAATGAGGATTTAGATAGATACCCAAGAGATTTTAAAAGGGATGAGCAGCTGCTTGAAAACGAGCAGGTTGACTATCTGTTTTATCCAACGGTTGAAAATATGTATCCGCAGGGTTTTCAAAGCTTTGTGGAGGTTGAAAAACTCACAAAACCGCTTGAGGGCAGAAGCAGACCCACCCATTTTAGAGGAGTAACAACAGTTGTGCTTAAGCTGTTTAATATTGTTAAGCCTGATAAAGCCTATTTTGGCAAAAAGGATGCCCAACAGCTGCTTGTTATTAAACGTATGGTTGAGGATCTGAATCTTGATATCGATGTTGTGGGTATGCCTATTGTAAGAGAGGAAGATGGCCTTGCCTTAAGCTCCCGCAATAAATATTTAAATGAAGAAGAAAGAAAGCAGGCTGTTTGTCTTTATAAGGCGCTGCTTAGAGCAAAGGAGTTGATAGAGACAGGGGTTGAGGAAAGCAAAAAGATTATTGAAGAGATGGAAAAAGCTATTAAACAGTATGAACTTGCAAAAATCGATTATATATCGATAAACAGGCTTAGCGATCTTGAAGAACTTCAAAAGATTGAAAAAAACAACACACTTGTATCTTTGGCCGTTTTTATCGGCAATACCCGCTTGATAGATAATATGTGGTTTTAG
- the panD gene encoding aspartate 1-decarboxylase — translation MLRKMLIGKIHRAVVTEADLNYVGSITIDEELLKAAGMKEYELVQIWNIDNGERFETYTLKGKRGSGVICLNGAAARKVAVGDKIIIAAFGLYDEKDLENYQPNIVIVDENNRIVQKHKGL, via the coding sequence ATGTTGAGAAAGATGTTGATAGGTAAGATTCACAGGGCTGTTGTAACCGAGGCTGATTTAAACTATGTTGGCAGTATTACAATAGATGAGGAGCTTCTGAAAGCTGCAGGGATGAAGGAGTATGAGCTTGTGCAGATATGGAATATCGACAACGGCGAGAGGTTTGAAACATACACACTAAAGGGCAAAAGAGGCAGCGGTGTAATCTGTTTAAACGGTGCTGCTGCAAGGAAGGTTGCTGTGGGAGATAAAATCATTATTGCGGCGTTTGGACTTTATGATGAAAAAGACCTTGAAAACTATCAGCCCAATATTGTAATAGTTGATGAAAACAACAGGATCGTTCAAAAGCATAAGGGGCTTTAA
- a CDS encoding acyclic terpene utilization AtuA family protein, translating into MLKLYALMGQLGYGYNRQSFDEAIKEGVDFIGVDAGSIDSGPYFLGSGNMKANYEATRNDLEYPLKIAVEKKIPFVVGSAGYAGADIHLKQFLDVVKDIARDNDLKIKVAVIHSELDKDFALELLKEGRIKSYEGNPQLTEEDIKSSEHIVAQMGTCRLKEALEGDFDLIVAGRITDASIYAAYPLLKGYDEASIWHMAKIIECGALCAKPASPSDGLMGSLYEDYFILKPPNKTRRCTVNSAMAHALYENSDPFVIEEPEGVLHLENAKYEQLDDRSVKISGARWVKKEKPTYKIEGAGLKGFRTIAIMGIRNPDMIALLDDILADVESKVKQTFDEPFELSFIRYGKDGVLGDLEFIDKTHEVGLVVDVVADRQSLAHRICSVAKAMLQHYDYKGRIATGANVAFPYSPAEIDMGGVYTFNVYHIVDEDISDKFWIEEIGF; encoded by the coding sequence ATGTTAAAGCTTTATGCACTGATGGGCCAGCTTGGATACGGTTATAACAGGCAATCATTTGACGAGGCTATAAAGGAAGGTGTGGATTTTATAGGTGTGGATGCTGGCTCTATCGATTCGGGTCCATATTTTCTTGGCAGTGGCAACATGAAGGCAAATTATGAGGCTACACGCAACGACCTTGAATATCCCCTTAAAATAGCTGTTGAAAAAAAGATTCCGTTTGTTGTGGGTTCGGCTGGTTATGCTGGAGCCGATATTCACCTTAAGCAGTTTTTAGATGTGGTTAAAGATATAGCCAGGGATAATGACCTAAAAATCAAAGTAGCCGTTATACATTCTGAGCTTGATAAGGATTTTGCTCTGGAGCTTTTAAAGGAGGGCAGGATAAAAAGCTATGAAGGAAACCCGCAGCTAACAGAAGAGGATATTAAATCATCTGAACATATTGTTGCTCAGATGGGAACATGCAGACTAAAGGAAGCTTTGGAAGGCGATTTTGATCTGATAGTTGCAGGGCGTATTACGGATGCCTCGATCTATGCGGCATATCCACTGCTTAAGGGATATGATGAGGCAAGCATTTGGCATATGGCAAAGATTATTGAATGCGGGGCGTTGTGCGCAAAACCTGCAAGCCCATCGGATGGTTTGATGGGATCTCTTTATGAGGATTACTTTATATTAAAGCCACCAAACAAAACCCGTAGATGCACTGTAAATTCTGCAATGGCGCATGCTTTGTATGAGAACAGCGATCCGTTTGTTATTGAAGAGCCTGAGGGTGTATTACACCTTGAGAATGCAAAATATGAGCAGCTGGATGATAGAAGTGTAAAAATCAGTGGTGCAAGATGGGTAAAAAAGGAAAAACCCACCTACAAAATTGAGGGTGCAGGATTAAAAGGCTTTAGAACCATAGCAATTATGGGCATCAGAAATCCCGACATGATAGCCTTGCTGGATGATATTTTAGCAGATGTTGAGAGTAAGGTAAAACAGACATTTGATGAGCCGTTTGAATTGAGCTTTATAAGATACGGAAAAGATGGTGTTTTGGGTGATCTGGAGTTTATCGATAAAACACATGAGGTAGGTCTTGTTGTTGATGTTGTTGCTGATAGGCAGTCTCTTGCACATAGAATCTGTTCTGTTGCAAAGGCGATGCTTCAACACTACGATTACAAAGGCAGGATTGCCACCGGTGCCAATGTGGCGTTTCCCTACTCACCTGCAGAGATCGATATGGGCGGCGTTTATACTTTTAATGTTTACCATATCGTGGATGAAGACATATCGGATAAGTTCTGGATTGAGGAGATAGGGTTTTGA